In Erigeron canadensis isolate Cc75 chromosome 7, C_canadensis_v1, whole genome shotgun sequence, one DNA window encodes the following:
- the LOC122608345 gene encoding probable anion transporter 4, chloroplastic: MYRSPTAAHFSPATATILQNPIKPPHTIFNQSFFHLTTNSKTKKVIQFHQIKKPTNNNFGLSFHYLLRKPQISVSAAEEDVNYDNVALSGFDDFSEPSFMEFITSERVKVVAMVGLALALCNADRVVMSVAVVPLSLSHGWSQSFAGVVQSSFLWGYLISPIAGGTLVDYYGGKVIMACGVALWSMATFLTPWAAENSLWALLSMRALLGVAEGVALPCMNNMIARWFPQTERSRAVGLAMAGFQLGSAIGLTLSPILMSRGGVGGPFIIFGLSGFLWVLVWVSATSSTPERSGQITKYELEYIQSKRKQSAKVESQMKTAKMIPPFRRLLSKLPTWSLIVANSMHSWGFFVILSWMPIYFKTIYHVDLRQAAWFSAVPWSMMALVGYFAGVFSDKLIQSGMTVTLTRKIMQSIGFVGPGIALIGLIMAKSPVIASAWLTLAVGLKSFSHCGFLVNLQEIAPQYSGVLHGMSNTAGTLAAIIGTVGAGYFVELVGSFQGFLLLTAVLYFSAAMFWNIFSTGERVNFDEDR; this comes from the exons ATGTATCGTTCTCCAACGGCGGCCCATTTCTCTCCGGCCACCGCCACCATTCTCCAAAACCCCATCAAACCACCACACACCAtattcaaccaatcatttttccATCTCACCACTaactcaaaaacaaaaaaagttattcAATTTCaccaaataaaaaaaccaactAATAATAATTTCGGTCTTTCATTTCATTATTTGCTTCGAAAACCACAAATATCGGTTTCAGCAGCCGAAGAAGATGTAAACTATGATAATGTTGCTTTGTCAGGGTTTGATGATTTCTCGGAACCGAGTTTTATGGAGTTTATAACATCGGAAAGAGTGAAGGTAGTTGCAATGGTGGGATTGGCATTGGCATTATGTAATGCAGACCGTGTCGTTATGTCGGTTGCGGTTGTTCCTTTGTCTTTGTCTCATGGTTGGTCTCAGTCTTTTGCTGGTGTTGTTCAG TCATCTTTTCTTTGGGGATATTTAATATCACCGATAGCTGGAGGAACTCTAGTAGACTACTATGGCGGTAAAGTAATCATGGCATGTGGTGTTGCTTTATGGTCAATGGCTACATTTCTCACCCCTTGGGCTGCTGAAAATTCTCTTTGGGCACTACTTAGCATGCGTGCTTTGCTTGGAGTTGCAGAAGGTGTGGCACTTCCATGTATGAACAATATGATAGCCAG ATGGTTTCCACAAACCGAACGATCCCGAGCTGTCGGGCTTGCAATGGCTGGATTTCAGCTTGGAAGTGCTATTGGACTCACACTTTCTCCCATCCTCATGTCACGAGGTGGTGTAGGAGGACCCTTTATAATATTTGGATTATCTGGCTTTCTATGGGTTTTGGTATGGGTATCTGCAACATCTAGCACTCCAGAACGAAGCGGCCAAATAACAAAATACGAGTTAGAATATATTCAGAGCAAAAGGAAGCAATCCGCCAAGGTTGAGAGTCAAATGAAGACAGCCAAAATGATCCCACCCTTCAGGCGTTTACTCTCTAAACTACCAACTTGGTCTCTCATTGTTGCAAATTCCATGCATAGCTGG GGATTCTTCGTCATTCTTTCATGGATGCCCATTTACTTCAAAACA ATATATCATGTGGACCTCCGACAAGCAGCATGGTTTAGTGCTGTTCCCTGGAGTATGATGGCATTAGTAGGCTACTTTGCCGGTGTTTTTTCTGACAAACTGATACAGAGTGGCATGACTGTCACTTTGACTCGTAAAATTATGCAG TCAATTGGTTTCGTGGGACCTGGTATTGCTCTTATTGGCTTGATAATGGCAAAAAGCCCAGTCATTGCTTCTGCATGGCTTACATTAGCTGTAGGGCTAAAATCATTTAGTCACTGTGGATTCCTTGTAAACCTTCAG GAGATTGCCCCACAATATTCCGGTGTTCTACATG GAATGTCGAATACTGCAGGCACATTGGCTGCCATAATTGGGACAGTTGGAGCTGGTTACTTTGTGGAATTGGTGGGTTCTTTTCAGGGATTTCTGTTGCTTACAGCAGTTCTATATTTCTCAGCAGCTATGTTTTGGAACATCTTTTCCACCGGTGAAAGGGTGAATTTTGATGAAGACCGGTAA